Proteins co-encoded in one Methylomonas albis genomic window:
- a CDS encoding HupE/UreJ family protein — protein MKLQSLKILLAIFTVLLSNTTWAHEMSMAEMQVREMSPGEFFWQWGAGEKRPVNEELTPAWPEGCQAEANILHCGDTGLKGSLSIQGVGKRFSAALIKIFWLDGQSKVYTLTAGQPTAQLYGSADDRRGLGEIASAYTTLGIEHILTGFDHLLFVIGLLLLVGFNRQLLWTITAFTLAHSVTLACSALGWLVLRSAPVEATIALSIMLVAGEALHKQQTLARRYPALVAFLFGLVHGLGFAGALKEIGLPENHLLPALLTFNVGVEIGQLLTVTVAWVLWRLSSRWPKVALARPAMLYGIGSLAAYWSWERTLAIFN, from the coding sequence ATGAAGCTGCAAAGTTTAAAAATACTGCTGGCGATTTTTACCGTATTGCTAAGCAACACAACATGGGCTCATGAAATGAGTATGGCCGAGATGCAAGTCCGCGAAATGTCGCCGGGCGAATTCTTTTGGCAGTGGGGCGCTGGTGAGAAACGTCCGGTCAATGAAGAGTTGACACCGGCATGGCCGGAAGGCTGTCAGGCAGAAGCCAACATATTACATTGCGGCGATACCGGACTGAAAGGAAGCTTATCGATACAAGGCGTAGGCAAGCGGTTTTCGGCCGCGCTTATCAAAATCTTCTGGCTCGATGGTCAGTCCAAGGTCTACACCTTGACGGCTGGTCAACCGACCGCGCAATTATACGGCTCGGCAGACGACAGGCGCGGACTGGGAGAAATTGCGTCGGCCTACACAACTCTGGGTATCGAACACATACTCACGGGTTTTGACCATCTGCTATTCGTGATTGGCCTGCTACTACTGGTCGGCTTCAACCGCCAGTTGCTATGGACCATAACGGCCTTTACCTTGGCGCACAGCGTGACCTTGGCTTGCAGCGCATTGGGCTGGCTGGTATTGCGCTCGGCACCGGTGGAGGCCACGATTGCCTTATCCATCATGCTGGTCGCTGGCGAAGCTTTGCATAAGCAACAGACGCTGGCCCGACGTTATCCGGCGTTGGTGGCTTTTTTGTTCGGCTTGGTGCACGGCCTGGGTTTCGCCGGCGCTTTAAAGGAAATCGGCCTACCCGAAAACCACCTGCTGCCGGCTTTGCTGACCTTCAACGTCGGCGTCGAAATCGGCCAATTGCTGACGGTGACCGTCGCGTGGGTGTTATGGCGTCTGAGTTCGCGCTGGCCCAAGGTCGCGCTGGCGCGGCCTGCCATGCTTTACGGCATCGGCTCGCTGGCTGCTTACTGGTCCTGGGAGCGCACGCTAGCCATCTTTAACTGA
- a CDS encoding putative 2OG-Fe(II) oxygenase: MNEIIGIFPTPILRAPATLPRPLVDGLVEHFSALAMRDNNSSAKLSHTAMLSPGDSPLLVEAATLITPKLSEFGALLFGEVMGWSIKEMWVNVLDTGGYQAMHNHANSFISGVVYLTPTHDSSRTVFMKSPGGTDFAFKNDHEGVITGPFNAEKWISPQPEPGDLVLFPSYLMHAVPPNAGERRLTLAMNAIPTQLNSWGYSVKFGT, encoded by the coding sequence ATGAACGAAATCATCGGCATTTTCCCCACCCCCATCCTGCGGGCGCCGGCAACCCTGCCCCGCCCACTGGTAGACGGCTTGGTGGAACATTTCAGCGCGCTGGCGATGCGAGACAACAACTCGTCTGCCAAGCTTTCTCACACCGCCATGCTCAGCCCCGGCGATAGCCCTCTGCTGGTCGAAGCGGCCACATTAATCACGCCGAAGTTAAGCGAATTTGGCGCGCTGCTGTTTGGCGAAGTCATGGGGTGGTCGATCAAGGAAATGTGGGTCAACGTACTGGATACCGGTGGCTATCAGGCCATGCACAATCATGCCAACAGCTTTATTTCCGGTGTGGTGTATCTAACGCCCACGCACGATTCGTCGCGCACGGTTTTCATGAAGTCCCCCGGCGGAACGGATTTCGCTTTCAAAAATGACCACGAAGGCGTCATCACCGGCCCGTTCAATGCGGAAAAATGGATCAGCCCACAGCCCGAACCGGGTGATCTGGTGCTGTTTCCAAGCTATCTGATGCACGCGGTGCCGCCAAATGCCGGCGAGAGGCGGCTTACGCTGGCCATGAACGCCATACCTACGCAACTGAATTCATGGGGGTATAGCGTCAAGTTCGGCACTTGA
- a CDS encoding VPLPA-CTERM sorting domain-containing protein yields MKLKQLFAVALFAGTPAFASASGFLVDFEKTWDYTNGDVNDYYNGGSAADGSMGGANLGVSFVNVSGLSNDADFTYYTGAPSAQGTAYAHDTAYINVAAGVNSGLSFFYSSPVAVIGAVKAYSGLNGTGTLLGSFDLAANNSGAYDTWTQATFLFNGAAQSFDLTAAGTNFVGLDNVSSVPVPAAFWLLGSGLAMLGAVGRRGKASI; encoded by the coding sequence ATGAAACTTAAACAACTCTTTGCAGTGGCCTTATTTGCCGGTACACCTGCGTTCGCTTCGGCCTCAGGCTTCCTGGTGGATTTCGAGAAAACCTGGGATTACACAAACGGCGATGTTAACGACTATTACAACGGCGGCAGCGCTGCTGACGGTAGCATGGGCGGCGCCAATCTCGGTGTGTCTTTCGTGAACGTGTCCGGTTTATCTAACGATGCCGACTTCACTTACTACACTGGCGCGCCTTCTGCACAAGGTACCGCGTACGCGCACGACACGGCGTACATTAACGTAGCCGCTGGCGTAAACAGCGGATTATCGTTCTTCTACTCCAGTCCGGTCGCCGTAATTGGTGCCGTAAAGGCGTACTCAGGATTGAACGGCACCGGTACATTGCTGGGCAGCTTTGATCTAGCCGCCAACAATAGCGGCGCATATGACACATGGACGCAGGCCACATTTTTGTTCAACGGTGCTGCCCAGTCGTTTGACTTGACTGCCGCCGGAACCAACTTTGTCGGTCTGGACAATGTTAGTTCAGTGCCAGTCCCGGCCGCGTTCTGGTTGTTGGGCTCTGGCCTGGCAATGCTCGGCGCGGTCGGCCGTCGCGGTAAAGCATCAATTTGA
- a CDS encoding cold-shock protein: MAAQVEGKVKWFNDEKGFGFIEQDGGKDVFVHFNAIQGSGRKSLKEGQRVTMEVTAGAKGPQAENVIPL; the protein is encoded by the coding sequence ATGGCTGCACAAGTAGAAGGCAAAGTTAAGTGGTTCAACGATGAAAAAGGCTTCGGCTTCATCGAGCAAGACGGCGGCAAAGATGTATTCGTACATTTCAATGCGATTCAAGGTAGTGGCCGTAAGTCACTGAAAGAAGGTCAAAGAGTCACCATGGAAGTAACTGCCGGCGCAAAAGGTCCACAAGCAGAAAACGTCATCCCTTTATAA
- a CDS encoding flavin monoamine oxidase family protein, whose amino-acid sequence MTTLSLTQFNRFVSLIVLAVSLSLRSAALPAEPLTADVLIVGAGLSGLSAAYHLKKAGKTAMILEMSPRVGGRIHTATYPDGTHAEVGLEEFWENNPAIAIFRDLHVPMETAYSSFSSFYYQGKLYPFTQNTNPEFLASVLDTDELQAYRRWDAKMAELYRQLDLRPLSEAMLALQEISFADWIESTSGLSPKAQELVRIETEPEYATSWRKISALDGIAEWHYFAGNGLAPRHVVGGNQRAAQALANFIGRDRILLNQQVTHITATDNNVEVLTSDQVSLRQRVFRAKYVITAIPLFRLNDIQFAPPLSAERKQAIQTQSAGAYFTAHVTVDKAASSFWTRAGNSILPIMTDSPLGVIYEGESKSGGDALLNLLVSGADAERFNSRMSDPDQIREALLAAFDKQWPGFRQSVKRMSFYRYHPRAIASWPVGHSRFDSLSESLRKPQGRVYFAGDFTEDSHSNGASQSALRVVKDILQSD is encoded by the coding sequence ATGACTACCCTATCACTCACGCAATTCAACCGTTTCGTCTCTTTGATTGTTTTGGCCGTGTCGCTGAGCCTGCGCTCCGCAGCCTTACCCGCCGAACCACTTACCGCCGATGTATTGATCGTCGGCGCGGGCCTGTCGGGTTTGAGCGCCGCCTATCATTTAAAGAAAGCCGGCAAAACCGCCATGATTTTGGAAATGAGTCCGCGTGTTGGCGGCCGCATCCACACCGCTACTTACCCGGACGGCACGCATGCCGAAGTGGGGCTGGAAGAGTTTTGGGAAAATAACCCGGCTATCGCGATTTTCCGGGATTTACATGTGCCGATGGAAACGGCTTACAGCAGTTTTTCCAGTTTTTATTACCAGGGCAAGCTGTATCCGTTTACGCAAAATACCAACCCGGAGTTTCTGGCATCGGTGCTGGATACCGACGAATTGCAAGCCTATAGGCGTTGGGACGCAAAAATGGCCGAGCTGTATCGGCAATTGGATTTGCGGCCCTTGTCCGAGGCTATGCTGGCGCTGCAAGAGATTTCCTTCGCTGACTGGATCGAAAGCACCAGCGGCCTGTCACCCAAGGCCCAAGAGCTGGTGCGCATCGAAACTGAACCGGAATACGCCACCTCCTGGCGAAAAATCAGCGCGTTGGACGGCATTGCCGAATGGCATTATTTTGCCGGCAACGGTCTCGCGCCCCGCCATGTAGTTGGCGGTAATCAGCGCGCCGCGCAGGCGCTGGCCAATTTTATCGGCCGGGACCGCATTCTACTCAACCAGCAAGTCACCCACATCACCGCCACCGACAACAATGTGGAAGTGCTCACGTCCGACCAGGTCAGCTTGCGGCAAAGGGTATTCCGCGCCAAGTACGTGATCACTGCCATTCCATTGTTCCGGCTCAACGACATTCAGTTTGCTCCGCCGTTGAGCGCAGAGCGAAAACAGGCTATCCAAACGCAATCGGCCGGCGCCTACTTTACCGCACACGTCACGGTGGATAAAGCCGCCAGCAGCTTCTGGACCCGCGCCGGCAACAGCATATTGCCGATTATGACCGACAGTCCGCTGGGGGTGATTTATGAGGGCGAATCAAAATCCGGCGGAGATGCGCTGTTGAATTTATTGGTCAGCGGTGCGGACGCGGAGCGCTTTAACTCGCGGATGAGCGATCCGGACCAGATTAGAGAAGCTTTGCTGGCGGCGTTTGATAAACAGTGGCCGGGTTTCCGGCAATCGGTCAAACGGATGAGTTTTTACCGTTACCATCCGCGCGCGATAGCTTCATGGCCGGTCGGCCACTCGCGCTTCGATAGCCTATCGGAGTCGTTAAGAAAACCGCAGGGCCGCGTTTATTTTGCCGGAGATTTTACCGAGGACAGCCACTCCAACGGCGCCAGCCAATCGGCACTGCGGGTGGTTAAGGATATTTTGCAGAGCGATTAA
- a CDS encoding spermine/spermidine synthase domain-containing protein, translated as MCSRRAPLILMTASGFAGLGYQIVWTQQCALWLGHESAAVLAVVAAFFGGLALGALAMGPRIESSAHPLRWYAACEMIIALWSVVLTLLMSPVSEQLLDVTGTQPSPVWQWLVAFCGTFLLLLPATVAMGATLPAMERVTARLRAEGRSIARHYAANTFGAVIGVLAAAFWLVPALGLARTAAICIALNLFCAALSLVALPHNCEPVQQANPVSPESRRTLVRLAFTGLLGIAYEVLVVRVLSQVSEDTVYTFAMLLAVYLVGSALGAAAYQRWLTQHRHREMLTDQLLCALAVACLTGTTSLWVSEPFKATLLETLGANTVTGIGAEAALAIAAFALPTLVMGALFSHLSACASVSGISFGRSLGVNTLGAAVAPLLFGVLMTPLLGAKFVLLVIAVGYLALTSKRSWLNPIVWLPAGFASALAIWAPPLTFVEVPAGGRLVSYQEGAMAAVSVVEDADGVARLRINSRQQEGSSSSLLVDARQALLPVLLHPAPQLALFLGLGSGMTAASAAEYTSLQVEAVELLPEVIDASQYFRQLVFAGDNPRLRLIKADARRYVRTSQQHYDVIVSDNFHPARSGSGALYTVEHFRAVRERLASGGLFCQWLPLHQLDLETLRNIVQSFISVYPDGAAILASNSLETPVLGLIGQQIGGHFDVEHLHAHLAGSRLPMGTTQFGVEDEVALLGSFVAGPKALARFAGNAAANTDDRPVVAYRAPRIAYAPESLPRDRLINLLHEVSIEPTEIIAATDAALTHRLAAYWSARNRYIEAGKNILPSANLRDILSQVREPLLAVLRISPDFRPAYDPLLRMSAALGRTDAQAARALLTELARIQPARAEAELALRQMADTQH; from the coding sequence ATGTGTTCCCGCCGGGCTCCTCTGATCTTGATGACGGCCTCCGGCTTTGCCGGCCTGGGGTATCAGATTGTCTGGACTCAGCAGTGCGCGTTGTGGCTGGGCCATGAATCCGCTGCAGTGCTGGCGGTAGTCGCGGCCTTCTTCGGCGGCTTAGCACTGGGCGCACTGGCAATGGGACCGCGCATTGAAAGTAGCGCGCATCCGCTACGCTGGTATGCGGCCTGTGAAATGATCATCGCGTTGTGGAGCGTGGTGCTTACGCTTCTGATGTCACCTGTAAGCGAACAATTACTTGACGTTACCGGTACGCAGCCGTCCCCGGTGTGGCAGTGGCTGGTAGCGTTTTGCGGCACATTTCTATTGCTGCTGCCGGCTACTGTCGCTATGGGTGCAACCCTGCCAGCCATGGAGAGAGTGACTGCCCGGTTGCGGGCCGAAGGCCGGTCCATCGCCAGGCATTACGCCGCCAACACCTTTGGCGCGGTGATCGGCGTGCTGGCCGCCGCGTTTTGGTTAGTGCCGGCATTGGGCCTGGCACGCACTGCAGCCATTTGCATCGCGCTTAATCTATTCTGCGCTGCGCTATCGCTTGTCGCATTGCCGCATAATTGCGAGCCAGTACAACAGGCAAACCCCGTTTCGCCAGAATCGCGTCGCACGCTGGTACGCCTGGCTTTTACCGGCCTGCTAGGCATAGCTTATGAAGTCCTAGTGGTGCGAGTGCTGAGTCAGGTATCCGAAGACACCGTCTACACCTTCGCAATGTTGCTGGCAGTGTATCTGGTGGGTAGTGCGCTTGGCGCTGCGGCTTACCAGCGCTGGCTGACTCAACACCGTCATAGGGAAATGCTTACCGACCAACTGCTTTGCGCGCTGGCAGTGGCTTGTCTAACCGGCACAACTAGCCTGTGGGTGTCCGAACCATTTAAAGCCACATTGCTTGAAACTTTAGGTGCCAACACAGTAACAGGCATCGGTGCCGAAGCGGCCTTGGCTATAGCGGCCTTCGCGTTGCCCACGCTGGTGATGGGGGCCTTGTTCAGCCATCTCAGCGCCTGTGCAAGCGTCTCCGGCATCAGTTTCGGGCGTTCATTGGGCGTCAATACCTTAGGCGCGGCGGTTGCACCCTTGTTGTTCGGCGTGTTGATGACTCCTTTGCTGGGAGCGAAATTCGTGCTGTTAGTGATTGCCGTTGGCTATCTGGCGCTGACGAGTAAACGTTCATGGTTAAATCCCATCGTTTGGCTACCAGCAGGATTTGCTTCGGCACTGGCCATTTGGGCGCCACCGCTGACTTTCGTCGAAGTCCCCGCTGGCGGACGCTTGGTCAGCTATCAAGAAGGCGCGATGGCCGCCGTTAGCGTGGTGGAAGACGCCGACGGCGTCGCGCGACTGCGTATCAATAGCCGGCAACAAGAAGGCAGCAGTTCCAGCCTGTTGGTCGATGCCCGACAAGCGCTGTTGCCGGTACTGCTGCACCCGGCTCCGCAGCTCGCGCTGTTCCTGGGTTTGGGTTCGGGGATGACCGCAGCTTCCGCAGCCGAATATACAAGCTTGCAGGTCGAAGCCGTGGAACTGTTGCCGGAGGTTATCGACGCATCGCAATACTTCAGACAACTGGTATTTGCAGGCGACAACCCTCGACTACGGTTAATCAAGGCCGACGCTCGCCGTTACGTGCGCACCAGCCAACAACACTACGACGTCATTGTTTCGGATAACTTCCATCCGGCGCGCAGCGGGTCCGGTGCGCTTTACACTGTCGAACACTTCCGAGCCGTGCGCGAGCGCCTTGCCAGTGGTGGCCTGTTTTGCCAATGGCTACCCTTACATCAACTCGATCTGGAAACCCTGCGTAACATCGTGCAGTCGTTTATAAGCGTCTATCCGGACGGGGCGGCCATTCTGGCCAGCAATAGCTTAGAAACGCCGGTGCTGGGGTTGATCGGACAACAAATCGGCGGGCACTTCGACGTCGAGCACTTGCACGCGCATTTAGCCGGCTCAAGATTGCCGATGGGCACTACGCAGTTTGGCGTTGAAGACGAAGTCGCCTTACTTGGCAGCTTCGTTGCCGGGCCGAAAGCACTGGCCCGCTTCGCAGGCAATGCCGCAGCCAACACCGATGATCGCCCTGTGGTTGCCTACCGTGCACCGCGTATTGCCTATGCGCCGGAATCATTGCCACGAGATAGACTGATTAACTTGTTACATGAAGTTTCCATCGAACCGACGGAGATTATTGCCGCCACCGATGCGGCCTTGACCCACCGTCTAGCCGCTTACTGGTCTGCTCGAAACCGCTACATCGAGGCGGGCAAGAACATACTGCCGTCCGCAAATCTGCGCGATATATTGTCACAAGTGCGCGAACCGCTACTCGCCGTGTTGCGTATCAGCCCGGATTTCCGCCCTGCGTACGACCCGCTGTTGCGCATGTCAGCCGCCCTTGGGCGTACCGATGCTCAGGCTGCTCGCGCACTACTCACGGAGCTGGCCAGAATACAACCCGCGCGCGCCGAAGCGGAGCTAGCCTTACGGCAAATGGCCGATACACAGCATTGA
- a CDS encoding type II toxin-antitoxin system MqsA family antitoxin, whose amino-acid sequence MKCPSCGAAELVGDTRDMPYTYKGEPTIISDVTGEFCPACDEVITDADESRRTMALMMEFNKQVNASIVDPSFIASVRKKLALDQREASEIFGGGINAFSRYENGKTKPPLALVKLLKVLDRHPGLLDEIRTA is encoded by the coding sequence ATGAAATGTCCGTCTTGCGGCGCTGCCGAGCTGGTGGGGGATACCCGAGACATGCCTTACACCTACAAAGGCGAGCCTACGATTATCTCGGACGTAACCGGCGAATTTTGCCCGGCCTGCGATGAAGTGATTACCGATGCCGACGAATCGCGGCGAACCATGGCCTTGATGATGGAGTTTAACAAACAGGTCAATGCATCGATTGTTGACCCCAGCTTTATTGCCAGCGTCCGTAAAAAACTGGCGCTTGACCAGCGGGAAGCATCGGAGATATTCGGCGGCGGTATCAATGCTTTTTCCCGCTACGAGAACGGCAAAACCAAGCCACCGCTGGCACTGGTCAAACTTCTAAAAGTCCTAGACCGGCACCCCGGTTTATTGGACGAGATTCGGACAGCTTAG
- a CDS encoding ethanolamine ammonia-lyase subunit EutB gives MNYSATAQGKSFHFHDLRTLLAKATPRRAADELAGLAADSEVERAVAQRVLADVPLRQFIEEPLIAPEQDEVSRLILERHDPQAFAPIANLSVGEFRDWLLTEQNDVAAISAGLMPEMVAAVSKIMRNQDLIAVARRCRVVTRFRSTIGLPGRLSTRLQPNHPTDDSRGIAASILDGLLYGSGDAVIGINPATDNLHNVHTLLNLLDEIIAQYQIPTQSCVLAHVTTSMELMRRGAPVDLVFQSIAGTEAANRSFGIDLAMLHEAKAMAEALGRRNAGWQLMYFETGQGSALSANAHHGIDAQTCEARAYAVARAFDPLLVNTVVGFIGPEYLYDGKQIIRAGLEDHFCGKLLGVPMGCDICYTNHAEADQNDMDTLLTLLGVAGCNFIMGIPGADDVMLAYQSTSFHDALYLRQVLGLRPAPEFEAWLERMGIFDGQNRLADGRISTPLLNNFHGLPRAQR, from the coding sequence ATGAATTATTCCGCAACCGCACAAGGCAAAAGCTTTCACTTTCACGATTTGCGTACCTTGCTGGCCAAGGCGACACCGCGCCGGGCAGCGGATGAATTGGCCGGTTTGGCGGCGGATTCCGAAGTTGAGCGTGCTGTTGCTCAGCGAGTTTTGGCCGATGTGCCCTTGAGGCAGTTTATCGAAGAGCCTTTGATTGCGCCGGAACAGGATGAGGTCTCCCGCTTGATTCTGGAGCGCCATGATCCGCAAGCGTTTGCGCCGATTGCGAATTTAAGCGTGGGCGAGTTTCGCGATTGGCTGTTAACTGAGCAGAACGATGTGGCGGCAATATCCGCAGGCTTGATGCCGGAAATGGTGGCCGCGGTCAGCAAAATCATGCGCAACCAGGATTTGATTGCCGTAGCCCGCCGTTGTCGGGTCGTTACCCGCTTTCGCAGTACCATTGGCTTGCCGGGCCGCTTGTCCACTCGTCTGCAACCGAATCATCCAACCGACGATTCGCGCGGTATCGCCGCCAGTATTCTGGATGGTTTGCTCTACGGCAGCGGCGATGCGGTGATAGGCATCAATCCCGCCACCGACAATCTGCACAATGTCCACACCTTGTTGAATTTGCTGGACGAGATCATTGCGCAATACCAAATTCCCACCCAGTCTTGCGTACTGGCTCACGTGACTACCAGCATGGAATTGATGCGGCGTGGCGCGCCGGTGGATTTGGTGTTTCAATCCATCGCCGGCACCGAAGCGGCCAATCGCAGTTTCGGTATCGACCTGGCAATGCTCCACGAAGCCAAGGCCATGGCCGAAGCCTTGGGGCGCCGGAATGCTGGCTGGCAGTTGATGTATTTCGAAACCGGGCAGGGCAGCGCTTTATCCGCCAATGCCCATCACGGTATCGATGCGCAAACCTGCGAAGCGCGAGCTTATGCGGTAGCCAGGGCGTTCGATCCGTTGCTGGTGAATACCGTGGTCGGCTTCATCGGCCCGGAATATTTATACGATGGCAAGCAAATCATCCGCGCCGGTTTGGAGGATCATTTTTGCGGCAAGCTGCTTGGTGTGCCGATGGGCTGCGATATTTGCTACACCAACCATGCCGAGGCTGATCAGAACGATATGGATACCCTGCTGACGCTGCTGGGCGTGGCGGGCTGCAACTTCATCATGGGCATACCGGGCGCTGATGACGTGATGCTGGCATACCAAAGTACCTCGTTTCACGATGCGCTGTATCTGCGGCAAGTATTGGGCTTGCGGCCGGCGCCGGAGTTTGAGGCTTGGCTGGAGCGGATGGGTATTTTCGACGGTCAAAACCGTTTGGCGGATGGCCGTATTAGTACGCCACTGTTGAATAACTTCCACGGTTTGCCGAGAGCTCAACGATGA
- the eutC gene encoding ethanolamine ammonia-lyase subunit EutC translates to MNDPWIALSQFTQARIAQGRVGCSLPTSALLDFQFAHASARDAVHQSWDVDGFAKAAEKRALETLILATPVSSRTQYLQRPDLGRRLLQSSHDLLATRQNQAIDVAVIVSNGLSSTAVEHHGLALLQAVVAAYTERGLRLGPICLVADGRVALADEIGMLLKARLAVIIVGERPGLSAADSLGMYLSYSPKPGNTDAERNCISNIRPPAGLSFSAAAAKLVYLSEQALLTGFSGVMLKDDMPEFKLAGNTDLSCSSGPSISKT, encoded by the coding sequence ATGAACGATCCTTGGATTGCATTAAGCCAATTTACCCAAGCGAGAATTGCGCAAGGCAGGGTAGGTTGCAGTCTGCCGACTAGCGCGCTATTGGATTTTCAATTCGCTCATGCCAGCGCTCGGGATGCGGTACACCAATCTTGGGATGTGGATGGCTTTGCCAAGGCAGCGGAAAAGCGGGCACTGGAAACGCTGATTCTGGCGACACCGGTAAGCAGTCGGACGCAGTATTTGCAACGTCCCGATCTTGGCCGCCGTCTGCTGCAATCCAGCCATGACTTACTCGCGACCCGGCAAAACCAGGCCATCGACGTGGCCGTAATTGTCAGCAACGGCTTATCTTCCACCGCGGTAGAGCATCATGGTTTGGCCTTGCTGCAAGCCGTGGTTGCCGCATATACCGAGCGGGGATTGCGGCTGGGGCCGATTTGTCTGGTCGCTGACGGTCGGGTGGCCCTGGCGGATGAAATTGGGATGTTGCTGAAAGCGCGGCTGGCAGTAATCATAGTCGGTGAGCGGCCCGGTCTCAGCGCCGCCGATAGTTTGGGTATGTATTTAAGCTACTCACCCAAACCGGGTAATACCGATGCCGAACGCAATTGCATTTCCAACATTCGTCCGCCCGCGGGTCTGTCTTTTAGCGCTGCGGCCGCCAAACTGGTCTATCTGAGCGAACAGGCCTTGCTAACAGGCTTCTCCGGGGTAATGCTCAAGGACGATATGCCGGAGTTTAAGCTGGCTGGGAATACCGATTTGTCTTGCAGTTCAGGGCCTAGCATCTCCAAAACATAA
- a CDS encoding peptidylprolyl isomerase, with amino-acid sequence MSTILQRSTDNDSTHTRCANFWPNWLREPLLHFILLGGVLFAVDYWVVGRTDDKNTIVVTTEVDEESEDLFHESRGREPNEQEMTALQQVWLDNEVLYREGLAMQLDKGDDAIRERVIFKALSVIDANTKLPPYDDGILRDWFDSHRAKYDEPPRYDFQEAVLSGDISESSVRAFVASLNAGTPGDVQAGLRVFKGRPIANLEQSYGPEFVKALETSPLAEWQALPTRDGWRAIRVDTAIAPKPATFENQHGVVLQDWTDATMAEQRTAAVRALAKKYTIKHETVILQ; translated from the coding sequence ATGTCCACAATACTACAGAGATCTACTGATAACGATTCCACCCATACCCGCTGCGCCAACTTTTGGCCTAACTGGCTGCGCGAACCGCTGTTGCACTTCATTCTACTGGGCGGCGTGCTGTTTGCCGTCGACTATTGGGTTGTTGGCAGAACCGACGACAAGAACACGATTGTCGTCACCACGGAAGTGGACGAGGAATCGGAGGACTTATTTCATGAGTCCAGAGGCCGGGAACCCAATGAACAGGAAATGACCGCGCTACAACAAGTCTGGCTAGATAACGAAGTGCTTTATCGCGAAGGCTTGGCGATGCAGCTCGACAAAGGTGACGACGCCATCCGCGAACGCGTGATTTTCAAGGCCTTGAGCGTGATTGACGCCAACACCAAGTTGCCTCCGTACGACGACGGTATTCTGCGCGACTGGTTTGATAGCCACCGCGCCAAATACGATGAGCCGCCTCGCTATGACTTTCAAGAGGCGGTGTTGTCCGGCGACATCTCCGAATCCAGCGTGCGCGCCTTTGTTGCAAGTTTGAACGCCGGTACCCCTGGCGACGTCCAGGCCGGCTTACGGGTCTTTAAAGGCCGGCCAATTGCTAACCTCGAGCAGAGTTACGGCCCGGAATTTGTCAAAGCGCTCGAAACATCACCACTGGCCGAATGGCAAGCCCTGCCGACCCGTGACGGCTGGCGAGCAATCCGTGTTGACACCGCTATTGCACCGAAACCTGCAACCTTTGAAAACCAACACGGTGTCGTTTTGCAGGATTGGACCGATGCCACAATGGCTGAACAACGCACTGCAGCCGTGCGCGCCCTGGCGAAAAAATACACCATCAAACACGAAACCGTGATACTGCAATGA
- a CDS encoding type II toxin-antitoxin system HicB family antitoxin — MKYLIIIEPTETGFSAYSPDVPGCIAAAETEAETRSLMHDAIAFHLEGIADAGEPIPVAHSIAEYVEVAA; from the coding sequence ATGAAATACCTGATTATCATTGAACCCACCGAAACAGGTTTTTCCGCCTACAGTCCCGACGTACCCGGCTGCATAGCGGCTGCGGAAACCGAAGCGGAAACTCGCTCCTTGATGCACGACGCTATCGCCTTTCATCTCGAAGGCATAGCCGATGCCGGCGAACCCATCCCCGTCGCCCATTCCATAGCCGAATACGTCGAAGTGGCCGCTTGA
- a CDS encoding type II toxin-antitoxin system HicA family toxin has protein sequence MKISEILRRLQEDGWRLDRTKGSHRQFRHPEKPGVVTVSGKPSDDVAPGTLNSIYKQAGLK, from the coding sequence ATGAAAATCAGCGAAATACTTAGGCGGCTTCAGGAAGATGGCTGGCGGCTTGATCGTACTAAAGGCAGTCATCGCCAATTCAGGCATCCAGAAAAGCCCGGCGTGGTCACTGTATCCGGTAAACCTAGCGACGACGTTGCACCAGGCACGCTTAACAGCATATACAAACAGGCAGGCTTAAAATGA